Proteins from a genomic interval of Crassostrea angulata isolate pt1a10 chromosome 7, ASM2561291v2, whole genome shotgun sequence:
- the LOC128192712 gene encoding flotillin-1-like isoform X3, with protein MGFETCGPNEVMVVSGCCHSGSTFIPGGRVFVWPVIQKLQKLSLNTMTLQIESPNVYTQLGVAVSVTGIAQVKIQGSSKEMLESACELFLGKTNHDIERVALETLEGHQRAIMGNMTVEEIYKDRKKFSKAVFEVASSDLVNMGICVVSYTLKDIRDDKEPYSGYLKYLGMAQTATVKRDARMGEAEARMEAGIREANAEEKRLAARYSTDIDIAKSQRDFELKKAAYDMEIHTKKAQSDLAYDLQAAKTKQAIKEEDMQVKVIERTQQIQLQEQEITRRERELEATVRKPADAEKYRLEKIAEANRTRVILEAEAEAESIKVKGEAEAFAVEAKAKAEAEQMAKKADAWKDYQDAAMVDMILETLPKIAAEISAPLCQTSKITMVSSGKGDVGAAKLSGEVLTLMEKMPHVVENLTGINITKNIKAATRR; from the exons ATGGGGTTCGAGACGTGTGGTCCGAACGAAGTTATGGTCGTTTCAG GATGTTGTCATTCGGGGTCAACATTTATTCCTGGTGGCCGAGTGTTTGTGTGGCCCGTCATCCAGAAATTACAAAA aCTTTCTCTAAATACAATGACCCTGCAGATTGAAAGTCCTAATGTGTATACACAGCTTGGTGTGGCCGTTTCAGTAACAGGGATTGCCCag GTGAAGATTCAAGGCTCAAGCAAAGAGATGCTGGAATCGGCTTGTGAATTGTTTTTGGGTAAAACGAATCACGACATTGAGCGGGTGGCCTTGGAGACACTTGAAGGTCATCAGAGAGCCATTATGGGAAATATGACAGTAGAG GAAATCTACAAGGATCGTAAGAAGTTTTCGAAGGCGGTGTTCGAGGTGGCGTCCTCTGATCTGGTCAACATGGGCATCTGCGTGGTGTCCTACACCCTCAAGGACATTAGAGACGACAAG GAACCCTACAGT GGCTACCTGAAATACCTGGGTATGGCCCAGACTGCTACGGTCAAGAGAGATGCCCGCATGGGAGAGGCGGAGGCTAGAATGGAGGCAGGAATCAGG gAAGCTAATGCAGAGGAGAAGAGATTGGCTGCCAGGTATTCCACTGATATCGACATTGCAAAATCACAGAGAGATTTCGAGCTGAAGAAGGCTGCATACGACATGGAAATCCACACCAAGAAAGCCCAGTCAGACCTCGCATACGATCTGCAG gctGCAAAAACCAAACAAGCAATCAAAGAGGAAGACATGCAGGTTAAGGTCATTGAGAGAACCCAGCAGATTCAGCTGCAGGAACAGGAAATCACACGCCGTGAGAGAGAACTGGAGGCAACAGTACGCAAACCTGCCGATGCTGAGAAGTACAGGCTAGAGAAAATCGCCGAGGCAAACAG aACCCGAGTCATTTTGGAGGCTGAGGCTGAAGCAGAGTCCATCAAG gTGAAGGGAGAGGCAGAGGCCTTCGCTGTGGAGGCCAAGGCTAAGGCCGAGGCAGAACAGATGGCCAAGAAGGCTGATGCCTGGAAGGACTACCAGGATGCCGCCATGGTTGACATGATCTTGGAAACATTGCCAAAG ATCGCTGCCGAGATCTCCGCCCCGCTGTGCCAGACCAGCAAGATCACCATGGTGTCAAGCGGTAAGGGAGACGTGGGCGCTGCCAAGCTCTCCGGAGAGGTCCTGACCCTGATGGAGAAGATGCCACATGTGGTGGAGAACCTGACCGGAATCAACATCACCAAG AACATCAAGGCTGCAACAAGAAGATAA
- the LOC128192712 gene encoding flotillin-1-like isoform X1: MGFETCGPNEVMVVSGCCHSGSTFIPGGRVFVWPVIQKLQKLSLNTMTLQIESPNVYTQLGVAVSVTGIAQVKIQGSSKEMLESACELFLGKTNHDIERVALETLEGHQRAIMGNMTVEEIYKDRKKFSKAVFEVASSDLVNMGICVVSYTLKDIRDDKVGNTSTESHGYLKYLGMAQTATVKRDARMGEAEARMEAGIREANAEEKRLAARYSTDIDIAKSQRDFELKKAAYDMEIHTKKAQSDLAYDLQAAKTKQAIKEEDMQVKVIERTQQIQLQEQEITRRERELEATVRKPADAEKYRLEKIAEANRTRVILEAEAEAESIKVKGEAEAFAVEAKAKAEAEQMAKKADAWKDYQDAAMVDMILETLPKIAAEISAPLCQTSKITMVSSGKGDVGAAKLSGEVLTLMEKMPHVVENLTGINITKNIKAATRR; encoded by the exons ATGGGGTTCGAGACGTGTGGTCCGAACGAAGTTATGGTCGTTTCAG GATGTTGTCATTCGGGGTCAACATTTATTCCTGGTGGCCGAGTGTTTGTGTGGCCCGTCATCCAGAAATTACAAAA aCTTTCTCTAAATACAATGACCCTGCAGATTGAAAGTCCTAATGTGTATACACAGCTTGGTGTGGCCGTTTCAGTAACAGGGATTGCCCag GTGAAGATTCAAGGCTCAAGCAAAGAGATGCTGGAATCGGCTTGTGAATTGTTTTTGGGTAAAACGAATCACGACATTGAGCGGGTGGCCTTGGAGACACTTGAAGGTCATCAGAGAGCCATTATGGGAAATATGACAGTAGAG GAAATCTACAAGGATCGTAAGAAGTTTTCGAAGGCGGTGTTCGAGGTGGCGTCCTCTGATCTGGTCAACATGGGCATCTGCGTGGTGTCCTACACCCTCAAGGACATTAGAGACGACAAG GTTGGAAACACGTCGACGGAatcacat GGCTACCTGAAATACCTGGGTATGGCCCAGACTGCTACGGTCAAGAGAGATGCCCGCATGGGAGAGGCGGAGGCTAGAATGGAGGCAGGAATCAGG gAAGCTAATGCAGAGGAGAAGAGATTGGCTGCCAGGTATTCCACTGATATCGACATTGCAAAATCACAGAGAGATTTCGAGCTGAAGAAGGCTGCATACGACATGGAAATCCACACCAAGAAAGCCCAGTCAGACCTCGCATACGATCTGCAG gctGCAAAAACCAAACAAGCAATCAAAGAGGAAGACATGCAGGTTAAGGTCATTGAGAGAACCCAGCAGATTCAGCTGCAGGAACAGGAAATCACACGCCGTGAGAGAGAACTGGAGGCAACAGTACGCAAACCTGCCGATGCTGAGAAGTACAGGCTAGAGAAAATCGCCGAGGCAAACAG aACCCGAGTCATTTTGGAGGCTGAGGCTGAAGCAGAGTCCATCAAG gTGAAGGGAGAGGCAGAGGCCTTCGCTGTGGAGGCCAAGGCTAAGGCCGAGGCAGAACAGATGGCCAAGAAGGCTGATGCCTGGAAGGACTACCAGGATGCCGCCATGGTTGACATGATCTTGGAAACATTGCCAAAG ATCGCTGCCGAGATCTCCGCCCCGCTGTGCCAGACCAGCAAGATCACCATGGTGTCAAGCGGTAAGGGAGACGTGGGCGCTGCCAAGCTCTCCGGAGAGGTCCTGACCCTGATGGAGAAGATGCCACATGTGGTGGAGAACCTGACCGGAATCAACATCACCAAG AACATCAAGGCTGCAACAAGAAGATAA
- the LOC128192712 gene encoding flotillin-1-like isoform X2: MGFETCGPNEVMVVSGCCHSGSTFIPGGRVFVWPVIQKLQKLSLNTMTLQIESPNVYTQLGVAVSVTGIAQVKIQGSSKEMLESACELFLGKTNHDIERVALETLEGHQRAIMGNMTVEEIYKDRKKFSKAVFEVASSDLVNMGICVVSYTLKDIRDDKIEPYQGYLKYLGMAQTATVKRDARMGEAEARMEAGIREANAEEKRLAARYSTDIDIAKSQRDFELKKAAYDMEIHTKKAQSDLAYDLQAAKTKQAIKEEDMQVKVIERTQQIQLQEQEITRRERELEATVRKPADAEKYRLEKIAEANRTRVILEAEAEAESIKVKGEAEAFAVEAKAKAEAEQMAKKADAWKDYQDAAMVDMILETLPKIAAEISAPLCQTSKITMVSSGKGDVGAAKLSGEVLTLMEKMPHVVENLTGINITKNIKAATRR; encoded by the exons ATGGGGTTCGAGACGTGTGGTCCGAACGAAGTTATGGTCGTTTCAG GATGTTGTCATTCGGGGTCAACATTTATTCCTGGTGGCCGAGTGTTTGTGTGGCCCGTCATCCAGAAATTACAAAA aCTTTCTCTAAATACAATGACCCTGCAGATTGAAAGTCCTAATGTGTATACACAGCTTGGTGTGGCCGTTTCAGTAACAGGGATTGCCCag GTGAAGATTCAAGGCTCAAGCAAAGAGATGCTGGAATCGGCTTGTGAATTGTTTTTGGGTAAAACGAATCACGACATTGAGCGGGTGGCCTTGGAGACACTTGAAGGTCATCAGAGAGCCATTATGGGAAATATGACAGTAGAG GAAATCTACAAGGATCGTAAGAAGTTTTCGAAGGCGGTGTTCGAGGTGGCGTCCTCTGATCTGGTCAACATGGGCATCTGCGTGGTGTCCTACACCCTCAAGGACATTAGAGACGACAAG ATAGAACCATATCAA GGCTACCTGAAATACCTGGGTATGGCCCAGACTGCTACGGTCAAGAGAGATGCCCGCATGGGAGAGGCGGAGGCTAGAATGGAGGCAGGAATCAGG gAAGCTAATGCAGAGGAGAAGAGATTGGCTGCCAGGTATTCCACTGATATCGACATTGCAAAATCACAGAGAGATTTCGAGCTGAAGAAGGCTGCATACGACATGGAAATCCACACCAAGAAAGCCCAGTCAGACCTCGCATACGATCTGCAG gctGCAAAAACCAAACAAGCAATCAAAGAGGAAGACATGCAGGTTAAGGTCATTGAGAGAACCCAGCAGATTCAGCTGCAGGAACAGGAAATCACACGCCGTGAGAGAGAACTGGAGGCAACAGTACGCAAACCTGCCGATGCTGAGAAGTACAGGCTAGAGAAAATCGCCGAGGCAAACAG aACCCGAGTCATTTTGGAGGCTGAGGCTGAAGCAGAGTCCATCAAG gTGAAGGGAGAGGCAGAGGCCTTCGCTGTGGAGGCCAAGGCTAAGGCCGAGGCAGAACAGATGGCCAAGAAGGCTGATGCCTGGAAGGACTACCAGGATGCCGCCATGGTTGACATGATCTTGGAAACATTGCCAAAG ATCGCTGCCGAGATCTCCGCCCCGCTGTGCCAGACCAGCAAGATCACCATGGTGTCAAGCGGTAAGGGAGACGTGGGCGCTGCCAAGCTCTCCGGAGAGGTCCTGACCCTGATGGAGAAGATGCCACATGTGGTGGAGAACCTGACCGGAATCAACATCACCAAG AACATCAAGGCTGCAACAAGAAGATAA
- the LOC128192712 gene encoding flotillin-1-like isoform X4, translating to MGFETCGPNEVMVVSGCCHSGSTFIPGGRVFVWPVIQKLQKLSLNTMTLQIESPNVYTQLGVAVSVTGIAQVKIQGSSKEMLESACELFLGKTNHDIERVALETLEGHQRAIMGNMTVEEIYKDRKKFSKAVFEVASSDLVNMGICVVSYTLKDIRDDKGYLKYLGMAQTATVKRDARMGEAEARMEAGIREANAEEKRLAARYSTDIDIAKSQRDFELKKAAYDMEIHTKKAQSDLAYDLQAAKTKQAIKEEDMQVKVIERTQQIQLQEQEITRRERELEATVRKPADAEKYRLEKIAEANRTRVILEAEAEAESIKVKGEAEAFAVEAKAKAEAEQMAKKADAWKDYQDAAMVDMILETLPKIAAEISAPLCQTSKITMVSSGKGDVGAAKLSGEVLTLMEKMPHVVENLTGINITKNIKAATRR from the exons ATGGGGTTCGAGACGTGTGGTCCGAACGAAGTTATGGTCGTTTCAG GATGTTGTCATTCGGGGTCAACATTTATTCCTGGTGGCCGAGTGTTTGTGTGGCCCGTCATCCAGAAATTACAAAA aCTTTCTCTAAATACAATGACCCTGCAGATTGAAAGTCCTAATGTGTATACACAGCTTGGTGTGGCCGTTTCAGTAACAGGGATTGCCCag GTGAAGATTCAAGGCTCAAGCAAAGAGATGCTGGAATCGGCTTGTGAATTGTTTTTGGGTAAAACGAATCACGACATTGAGCGGGTGGCCTTGGAGACACTTGAAGGTCATCAGAGAGCCATTATGGGAAATATGACAGTAGAG GAAATCTACAAGGATCGTAAGAAGTTTTCGAAGGCGGTGTTCGAGGTGGCGTCCTCTGATCTGGTCAACATGGGCATCTGCGTGGTGTCCTACACCCTCAAGGACATTAGAGACGACAAG GGCTACCTGAAATACCTGGGTATGGCCCAGACTGCTACGGTCAAGAGAGATGCCCGCATGGGAGAGGCGGAGGCTAGAATGGAGGCAGGAATCAGG gAAGCTAATGCAGAGGAGAAGAGATTGGCTGCCAGGTATTCCACTGATATCGACATTGCAAAATCACAGAGAGATTTCGAGCTGAAGAAGGCTGCATACGACATGGAAATCCACACCAAGAAAGCCCAGTCAGACCTCGCATACGATCTGCAG gctGCAAAAACCAAACAAGCAATCAAAGAGGAAGACATGCAGGTTAAGGTCATTGAGAGAACCCAGCAGATTCAGCTGCAGGAACAGGAAATCACACGCCGTGAGAGAGAACTGGAGGCAACAGTACGCAAACCTGCCGATGCTGAGAAGTACAGGCTAGAGAAAATCGCCGAGGCAAACAG aACCCGAGTCATTTTGGAGGCTGAGGCTGAAGCAGAGTCCATCAAG gTGAAGGGAGAGGCAGAGGCCTTCGCTGTGGAGGCCAAGGCTAAGGCCGAGGCAGAACAGATGGCCAAGAAGGCTGATGCCTGGAAGGACTACCAGGATGCCGCCATGGTTGACATGATCTTGGAAACATTGCCAAAG ATCGCTGCCGAGATCTCCGCCCCGCTGTGCCAGACCAGCAAGATCACCATGGTGTCAAGCGGTAAGGGAGACGTGGGCGCTGCCAAGCTCTCCGGAGAGGTCCTGACCCTGATGGAGAAGATGCCACATGTGGTGGAGAACCTGACCGGAATCAACATCACCAAG AACATCAAGGCTGCAACAAGAAGATAA